A section of the Drosophila sechellia strain sech25 chromosome 3L, ASM438219v1, whole genome shotgun sequence genome encodes:
- the LOC6605735 gene encoding putative uncharacterized protein DDB_G0271606 has protein sequence MQLKAPKSRNMASLKDEEQAATTSNSTHSLNNNNNTNNINNNHSSSSNNNKNEDDPKVRKENLEARKQALEQRLSEKSWLLQQIQKQETAIINGNYEHMTVNEFFVQLAQQYKHEQQLQALARENSSILRRKQSTTSRESRESQMTINNNNRQSETLSNRSSEYDNYQPTSSAVAGDMLVIGVAQQQAQQQPPLVKSALKKRPTPTPSQMQYMRQQHQQQAHLAMNMNYQRSQPDVISMYSANSSNVATLRQPPQVAPQQQPIIVQCDKYYLSPTHQSYNEGGFIKSSQNIKKYVSPMASPSNISYEQQQQRNPLHHQRQLDAISLAPSYVSVDMEAAQHQQQYRWRSQSHIAPLTPPQLGIIEVKSHSSDMLAVPMPPSRFPPHDEISLSSSTTTIEKKPKPKQWLESSLDGPAVIRQMDSQPHSPAGSSNGSSNPGAAAMVSSKPRAKLSSQSMSVAGRHYSMSNQRPTPNYPSASYAVNTSSKALLSQSTSYLNAMEQTLGISVSYPLEPLDIPALRNLPPKPSQMQQPTPPPRPPPANQAHTQNQNLSHSANGSSSGLGHGNAVQTALVSPPVTVATASLSPDIRIESPKNMTVVQQATFQPYKEVTKPFEMSDFYKYSTKFKQKEGGNPN, from the coding sequence ATGCAATTGAAAGCGCCCAAGAGCAGAAATATGGCCAGTCTTAAAGATGAAGAGCAGGCGGCAACTACAAGCAACTCCACGCACAGtctcaacaacaacaacaatacgAATAACATAAACAATAACcacagcagcagtagcaacaacaataaaaacgaGGATGATCCAAAGGTTAGGAAGGAGAATCTGGAGGCCAGGAAACAGGCCCTGGAGCAGCGTCTTAGCGAAAAGAGCTGGCTGCTGCAGCAAATCCAGAAACAGGAGACTGCCATCATCAATGGCAACTACGAGCACATGACGGTCAATGAGTTTTTCGTCCAATTAGCACAACAGTACAAACATGAACAGCAGCTGCAAGCGTTGGCAAGGGAAAACAGCTCAATTCTGAGGAGAAAACAAAGTACAACGAGTCGGGAAAGTCGCGAGAGCCAAATGACCATCAACAATAACAATCGACAGTCGGAAACGCTATCGAATCGCAGTTCAGAATATGACAATTACCAGCCCACCTCATCGGCGGTGGCGGGCGATATGCTGGTGATTGGCGTGGCCCAGCAGCAGGCGCAACAACAACCGCCTCTGGTGAAGAGTGCCCTGAAGAAGCGACCCACACCCACGCCGAGCCAAATGCAGTATATGCgccagcagcatcagcaacaagCTCATTTAGCGATGAACATGAACTACCAGAGATCACAGCCGGATGTCATATCCATGTACTCGGCGAATTCATCCAATGTAGCAACTTTAAGGCAACCGCCACAAGTGGCGCCTCAGCAGCAACCAATAATAGTGCAGTGCGATAAATATTACCTATCGCCCACCCATCAAAGTTACAATGAGGGCGGCTTTATCAAATCAAGTCAGAACATCAAGAAATATGTGTCCCCAATGGCATCGCCCAGTAATATCAGCtacgagcagcagcaacagcgtaATCCTTTACATCACCAGCGCCAGCTAGATGCTATATCCCTGGCGCCCAGCTATGTTTCCGTGGACATGGAAGCTGcccagcatcagcagcaataTCGCTGGCGTTCTCAGTCACACATAGCACCCTTAACTCCTCCACAATTGGGCATAATAGAGGTGAAATCGCACTCCAGCGATATGCTGGCGGTGCCTATGCCACCCAGCCGCTTTCCGCCGCACGATGAGATCTCACTGTCATCCTCGACCACGACCATTGAGAAGAAGCCCAAGCCCAAGCAGTGGCTGGAATCTTCGCTAGATGGGCCAGCTGTTATCAGGCAGATGGATTCACAGCCCCACAGTCCAGCTGGGAGTAGTAATGGGAGTAGTAATCCCGGCGCAGCTGCCATGGTCTCAAGTAAACCCCGCGCCAAGCTCTCCTCGCAGTCCATGTCGGTAGCGGGTCGTCACTATTCCATGTCCAACCAGCGGCCGACTCCGAATTATCCCAGTGCCAGCTATGCGGTGAATACCAGTTCGAAAGCCCTGCTCAGTCAATCGACTTCGTATCTCAATGCTATGGAACAAACTTTGGGTATATCGGTGTCGTATCCGCTGGAACCTCTGGACATACCAGCACTGCGAAATTTACCACCTAAGCCAAGTCAAATGCAGCAGCCAACGCCGCCGCCCAGACCGCCACCCGCAAATCAGGCTCATACTCAGAACCAGAACCTAAGTCACAGTGCTAATGGCAGTTCAAGCGGACTTGGTCATGGCAATGCTGTACAAACAGCGCTGGTGTCACCGCCGGTAACAGTGGCCACGGCCAGTTTATCGCCGGATATTCGCATCGAGTCGCCTAAAAACATGACCGTAGTTCAACAGGCCACTTTCCAGCCGTACAAAGAGGTGACGAAACCCTTCGAGATGTCCGATTTCTACAAATACTCCACCAAATTTAAGCAAAAGGAGGGCGGAAATCCAAATTGA
- the LOC6605736 gene encoding glycine--tRNA ligase, whose translation MSNPEIESQLAPLRERVQEQGNLVRDLKAKGAPEIDVKKAVAELKARKKLLEDKELALTPSVVSFDRAKMEDLLKRRFFYDQSFAIYGGITGQYDFGPMGCALKSNILALWRQYFALEEQMLEVDCSILTPEPVLKASGHVERFADLMVKDVKTGECFRLDHLIKQALEKLSKAKDATPALQAECEDIIIKLDGLNKQELAGVLAKYNIKSPLSGNDLTEPIEFNLMFATQIGPTGLVKGFLRPETAQGIFVNFKRLLEFNQGKLPFAVAQIGNSFRNEISPRSGLIRVREFTMAEIEHFCDPVLKDHPKFGNIKSEKLTLYSSCNQMDGKSAAQVQIGEAVASKLVANETLGYYMARIQQFLLAIGIKPECLRFRQHMSNEMAHYACDCWDAEILTSYGWVECVGCADRSAYDLGQHTAATGVRLVAEKRLPAPKTVEVSEIVPNKQALGKTFKKEAKNITDALAKLSLEEITKVEEQLAGEGQYKLTTADGQSHDLGKDTISVKHSTKTVHVEEFIPSVVEPSFGIGRIMYSLLEHSFQCRDGDEQRCYFTLPPLVAPIKCSILPLSNNTDFQPYTQKLSSALTKAELSHKVDDSSGSIGRRYARTDEIAIPYGITVDFDTLKEPHTVTLRDRNTMKQVRVGLEEVVGVVKDLSTAKTTWENVTEQYPLFEQQEASK comes from the coding sequence ATGTCGAATCCGGAGATTGAGTCCCAACTTGCCCCATTAAGGGAACGAGTTCAGGAGCAGGGTAACCTGGTGAGGGATCTCAAGGCGAAGGGTGCGCCCGAGATCGACGTGAAAAAGGCAGTAGCCGAGCTGAAGGCTCGCAAGAAGCTGCTGGAGGACAAGGAGCTCGCCTTGACCCCCAGTGTCGTTAGTTTCGATCGCGCGAAGATGGAGGATCTACTCAAACGTCGCTTCTTCTACGACCAGAGTTTTGCCATTTATGGCGGCATCACCGGCCAGTACGATTTTGGCCCCATGGGCTGTGCCCTCAAGTCCAACATTCTGGCCCTGTGGCGTCAGTATTTCGCCCTCGAAGAGCAAATGCTGGAGGTGGACTGCTCTATTTTGACTCCCGAACCTGTGCTCAAAGCCTCTGGTCATGTGGAGCGTTTCGCTGATCTGATGGTCAAGGATGTCAAGACCGGCGAGTGCTTCCGCCTGGATCATCTCATTAAGCAGGCTTTGGAAAAGCTGTCTAAGGCCAAGGATGCAACTCCCGCCCTGCAGGCCGAGTGTGAGGATATTATCATTAAACTGGATGGCCTGAACAAACAGGAATTGGCTGGTGTCCTGGCCAAATACAACATCAAATCTCCCTTAAGCGGCAATGATTTAACAGAACCCATTGAGTTCAACCTGATGTTTGCCACCCAAATTGGACCCACTGGCTTGGTCAAGGGATTCCTGCGGCCCGAAACTGCCCAGGGTATCTTCGTCAACTTCAAGCGACTGCTGGAATTCAATCAAGGCAAGCTTCCCTTCGCTGTGGCTCAAATTGGCAACTCCTTCCGCAATGAAATCTCACCCCGATCGGGCTTGATCCGTGTGCGAGAGTTCACCATGGCGGAGATTGAACATTTCTGTGATCCCGTGCTCAAGGATCATCCCAAATTTGGCAACATCAAATCGGAGAAGTTGACCCTTTACTCGTCCTGCAACCAGATGGATGGAAAGTCTGCCGCCCAGGTGCAAATCGGCGAAGCAGTGGCATCCAAACTGGTGGCTAACGAGACACTTGGTTACTATATGGCCCGCATTCAGCAGTTCCTTTTGGCTATTGGAATCAAGCCGGAGTGCTTGCGATTCCGGCAGCACATGTCCAATGAGATGGCTCACTATGCCTGCGATTGCTGGGATGCCGAAATCCTTACCTCCTACGGATGGGTGGAGTGCGTAGGATGTGCGGATCGCAGTGCCTACGACTTGGGACAGCATACGGCCGCCACAGGTGTGCGTTTGGTGGCCGAGAAGCGTCTGCCGGCTCCCAAAACTGTGGAGGTCAGCGAGATTGTGCCCAACAAGCAGGCTCTCGGCAAGACCTTCAAGAAGGAGGCAAAGAACATCACGGATGCGTTGGCTAAGCTTTCGCTGGAGGAGATAACCAAGGTAGAGGAACAGCTGGCTGGCGAAGGTCAATACAAACTGACCACGGCCGATGGCCAAAGCCACGATCTCGGAAAGGACACCATCAGCGTTAAGCACTCTACGAAAACGGTCCATGTGGAGGAGTTCATCCCGAGTGTGGTTGAGCCTTCATTCGGCATTGGTCGCATCATGTACTCCCTGTTGGAGCACAGTTTCCAGTGCCGCGACGGCGACGAGCAGCGGTGCTACTTTACGCTACCGCCTCTGGTGGCGCCCATCAAGTGCTCCATCCTTCCGCTGTCCAACAACACCGACTTCCAACCTTATACTCAGAAATTGTCTTCTGCCCTGACCAAGGCGGAACTTTCGCACAAGGTGGACGACTCCAGCGGCTCCATTGGCAGGCGGTATGCCCGCACGGATGAGATTGCCATTCCCTATGGCATCACCGTGGACTTCGACACTCTAAAGGAACCGCATACGGTGACTCTCCGGGATCGGAATACTATGAAACAGGTGCGCGTTGGTCTGGAGGAGGTTGTGGGCGTCGTCAAGGACTTGTCGACGGCGAAAACCACCTGGGAGAATGTCACCGAGCAGTATCCTCTGTTCGAGCAGCAGGAGGCCAGCAAGTAA
- the LOC6605740 gene encoding CTP synthase isoform X1 yields the protein MKYILVTGGVISGVGKGVIASSFGTLLKSCGLDVTSIKIDPYINIDAGTFSPYEHGEVYVLDDGAEVDLDLGNYERFLDVTLHRDNNITTGKIYKLVIEKERTGEYLGKTVQVVPHITDAIQEWVERVAQTPVQGSSKPQVCIVELGGTIGDIEGMPFVEAFRQFQFRVKRENFCLAHVSLVPLPKATGEPKTKPTQSSVRELRGCGLSPDLIVCRSEKPIGLEVKEKISNFCHVGPDQVICIHDLNSIYHVPLLMEQNGVIEYLNERLQLNIDMSKRTKCLQQWRDLARRTETVRREVCIAVVGKYTKFTDSYASVVKALQHAALAVNRKLELVFIESCLLEEETLQSEPSKYHKEWQKLCESDGILVPGGFGSRGMEGKIRACQWARENRKPWLGICLGLQAAVIEFARSKLGLKDANTTEIDPNTTNALVIDMPEHHTGQLGGTMRLGKRTTVFADGPSVIRQLYGNPKSVEERHRHRYEVNPKYVPRLEEQGMRFVGTDEDKTRMEIIELSGHPYFVATQYHPEYLSRPLKPSPPFLGLILASVDRLNQYIQRGCRLSPRQLSDASSDEEDSVVGLAGATKSLRSLKIPITPTNGISTGSSTSDEGVYLTNGTISTSDGEGACGGIELINGYN from the exons ATGAAATACATCCTGGTCACTGGCGGCGTCATTAGTGGCGTGGGAAAAGGAGTGATTGCCTCCTCGTTCGGAACGCTTTTGAAATCCTGTGGTCTGGATGTAACCTCAATCAAGATTGACCCCTATATCAATATAGATGCTGGAACCTTTTCGCCTTATGAGCATG GCGAGGTTTACGTATTGGACGATGGCGCCGAGGTGGATCTGGATCTGGGAAACTATGAACGGTTTTTGGATGTTACCCTGCATCGGGACAACAACATAACCACCGGAAAAATTTACAAGTTGGTCATTGAGAAGGAGCGCACTGGAGAGTACTTGGGCAAAACTGTTCAAG TTGTCCCTCACATCACTGATGCCATTCAGGAATGGGTGGAGCGCGTGGCGCAGACACCCGTTCAGGGATCTTCAAAGCCACAGGTGTGCATTGTGGAATTGGGAGGAACGATTGGTGACATCGAGGGCATGCCTTTCGTAGAGGCCTTCCGTCAGTTTCAGTTCCGCGTAAAGAGAGAGAACTTCTGTTTGGCCCATGTGTCGCTGGTTCCGTTGCCCAAGGCTACCGGAGAACCCAAGACCAAGCCCACTCAAAGTTCGGTCAGAGAACTGAGAGGATGCGGCCTGAGTCCCGATTTGATTGTCTGTCGATCGGAGAAACCCATTGGACTGGAGGTCAAGGAGAAGATCAGCAACTTCTGTCATGTGGGCCCGGATCAGGTGATATGCATCCACGATTTGAACTCCATTTATCATGTTCCGCTGCTGATGGAGCAGAATGGAGTTATTGAATACCTAAATGAGCGCCTACAGCTTAATATCGACATGAGCAAGAGGACCAA ATGCTTGCAGCAATGGCGTGATTTGGCGCGTCGCACGGAGACCGTTCGCCGTGAAGTTTGCATCGCCGTTGTGGGAAAGTACACCAAGTTCACGGATTCGTACGCCTCCGTGGTTAAAGCCCTGCAACATGCCGCCCTGGCTGTGAATCGCAAACTGGAACTGGTCTTTATCGAGTCGTGCCTGCTTGAGGAGGAAACTTTGCAGTCGGAGCCGAGCAAGTACCACAAGGAGTGGCAGAAGCTATGCGAAAGCGATGGCATCCTGGTGCCCGGTGGATTCGGTTCCCGTGGAATGGAGGGCAAAATTCGTGCGTGCCAATGGGCGCGAGAGAATCGAAAGCCATGGCTTGGCATCTGCTTGGGTCTGCAAGCGGCGGTCATTGAATTCGCACGAAGTAAACTTGGTCTCAAGGATGCAAACACCACAGAAATCGATCCGAACACAACTAATGCCTTGGTCATCGACATGCCTGAGCATCACACGGGTCAATTGGGCGGCACTATGCGCTTGGGCAAGCGAACAACTGTTTTCGCTGACGGTCCTAGTGTCATTCGCCAATTGTATGGCAATCCGAAAAGCGTGGAGGAGCGTCATCGGCATCGTTACGAGGTTAATCCCAAATACGTGCCCCGGCTGGAAGAGCAAGGCATGCGATTTGTGGGCACCGACGAGGACAAAACTAGGATGGAAATCATTGAGCTCAGCGGTCATCCCTACTTTGTTGCCACCCAATATCATCCAGAGTACTTGTCGCGGCCCCTGAAGCCGTCGCCTCCTTTCCTCGGCCTGATCCTGGCCTCAGTGGATCGATTGAACCAATATATTCAACGCGGTTGCCGCCTGTCGCCCCGCCAGCTATCCGACGCATCCTCGGATGAGGAGGACAGTGTTGTGGGTTTGGCCGGAGCAACAAAATCGCTGAGATCCCTGAAAATTCCCATCACACCCACAAATGGAATATCAACTGGTAGCAGCACTTCCGACGAAGGCGTTTATCTTACCAATGGTACCATAAGCACTTCCGACGGCGAAGGTGCCTGCGGAGGAATAGAACTTATCAATGGCTATAACTAA
- the LOC6605740 gene encoding CTP synthase isoform X3, whose amino-acid sequence MAPKKSTIVLNVEQFIHDIEERPAIWNRNFHCNKAFLEQMWDELSGAHKLPSEVYVLDDGAEVDLDLGNYERFLDVTLHRDNNITTGKIYKLVIEKERTGEYLGKTVQVVPHITDAIQEWVERVAQTPVQGSSKPQVCIVELGGTIGDIEGMPFVEAFRQFQFRVKRENFCLAHVSLVPLPKATGEPKTKPTQSSVRELRGCGLSPDLIVCRSEKPIGLEVKEKISNFCHVGPDQVICIHDLNSIYHVPLLMEQNGVIEYLNERLQLNIDMSKRTKCLQQWRDLARRTETVRREVCIAVVGKYTKFTDSYASVVKALQHAALAVNRKLELVFIESCLLEEETLQSEPSKYHKEWQKLCESDGILVPGGFGSRGMEGKIRACQWARENRKPWLGICLGLQAAVIEFARSKLGLKDANTTEIDPNTTNALVIDMPEHHTGQLGGTMRLGKRTTVFADGPSVIRQLYGNPKSVEERHRHRYEVNPKYVPRLEEQGMRFVGTDEDKTRMEIIELSGHPYFVATQYHPEYLSRPLKPSPPFLGLILASVDRLNQYIQRGCRLSPRQLSDASSDEEDSVVGLAGATKSLRSLKIPITPTNGISTGSSTSDEGVYLTNGTISTSDGEGACGGIELINGYN is encoded by the exons ATGGCGCCAAAAAAGTCCACCATCGTGCTCAATGTGGAGCAGTTTATTCACGACATCGAGGAGCGCCCGGCCATCTGGAACCGCAACTTCCATTGCAACAAGGCCTTCCTCGAGCAGATGTGGGACGAGCTGAGCGGAGCGCACAAGCTGCCAA GCGAGGTTTACGTATTGGACGATGGCGCCGAGGTGGATCTGGATCTGGGAAACTATGAACGGTTTTTGGATGTTACCCTGCATCGGGACAACAACATAACCACCGGAAAAATTTACAAGTTGGTCATTGAGAAGGAGCGCACTGGAGAGTACTTGGGCAAAACTGTTCAAG TTGTCCCTCACATCACTGATGCCATTCAGGAATGGGTGGAGCGCGTGGCGCAGACACCCGTTCAGGGATCTTCAAAGCCACAGGTGTGCATTGTGGAATTGGGAGGAACGATTGGTGACATCGAGGGCATGCCTTTCGTAGAGGCCTTCCGTCAGTTTCAGTTCCGCGTAAAGAGAGAGAACTTCTGTTTGGCCCATGTGTCGCTGGTTCCGTTGCCCAAGGCTACCGGAGAACCCAAGACCAAGCCCACTCAAAGTTCGGTCAGAGAACTGAGAGGATGCGGCCTGAGTCCCGATTTGATTGTCTGTCGATCGGAGAAACCCATTGGACTGGAGGTCAAGGAGAAGATCAGCAACTTCTGTCATGTGGGCCCGGATCAGGTGATATGCATCCACGATTTGAACTCCATTTATCATGTTCCGCTGCTGATGGAGCAGAATGGAGTTATTGAATACCTAAATGAGCGCCTACAGCTTAATATCGACATGAGCAAGAGGACCAA ATGCTTGCAGCAATGGCGTGATTTGGCGCGTCGCACGGAGACCGTTCGCCGTGAAGTTTGCATCGCCGTTGTGGGAAAGTACACCAAGTTCACGGATTCGTACGCCTCCGTGGTTAAAGCCCTGCAACATGCCGCCCTGGCTGTGAATCGCAAACTGGAACTGGTCTTTATCGAGTCGTGCCTGCTTGAGGAGGAAACTTTGCAGTCGGAGCCGAGCAAGTACCACAAGGAGTGGCAGAAGCTATGCGAAAGCGATGGCATCCTGGTGCCCGGTGGATTCGGTTCCCGTGGAATGGAGGGCAAAATTCGTGCGTGCCAATGGGCGCGAGAGAATCGAAAGCCATGGCTTGGCATCTGCTTGGGTCTGCAAGCGGCGGTCATTGAATTCGCACGAAGTAAACTTGGTCTCAAGGATGCAAACACCACAGAAATCGATCCGAACACAACTAATGCCTTGGTCATCGACATGCCTGAGCATCACACGGGTCAATTGGGCGGCACTATGCGCTTGGGCAAGCGAACAACTGTTTTCGCTGACGGTCCTAGTGTCATTCGCCAATTGTATGGCAATCCGAAAAGCGTGGAGGAGCGTCATCGGCATCGTTACGAGGTTAATCCCAAATACGTGCCCCGGCTGGAAGAGCAAGGCATGCGATTTGTGGGCACCGACGAGGACAAAACTAGGATGGAAATCATTGAGCTCAGCGGTCATCCCTACTTTGTTGCCACCCAATATCATCCAGAGTACTTGTCGCGGCCCCTGAAGCCGTCGCCTCCTTTCCTCGGCCTGATCCTGGCCTCAGTGGATCGATTGAACCAATATATTCAACGCGGTTGCCGCCTGTCGCCCCGCCAGCTATCCGACGCATCCTCGGATGAGGAGGACAGTGTTGTGGGTTTGGCCGGAGCAACAAAATCGCTGAGATCCCTGAAAATTCCCATCACACCCACAAATGGAATATCAACTGGTAGCAGCACTTCCGACGAAGGCGTTTATCTTACCAATGGTACCATAAGCACTTCCGACGGCGAAGGTGCCTGCGGAGGAATAGAACTTATCAATGGCTATAACTAA
- the LOC6605740 gene encoding uncharacterized protein LOC6605740 isoform X2, whose amino-acid sequence MAPKKSTIVLNVEQFIHDIEERPAIWNRNFHCNKAFLEQMWDELSGAHKLPKIVLKAKWKGLRDNFRVEYKRIPRADNGDFMVDPATFESKWLHYYALLFLTDHMRHRLPKNEQDQSFYFNQQSEDCEKTVVEPDLTNGLIRRLQDSDEDYDEEEMEADGEASEATMEETMPTPPAAHQMNQVSTTPLATGALRAQEEAHQHALIKAGLLRAQLMELEKEAEDLSRKPPPPQQQTSPVAPSLQVLVEPPSAHCSPPPMVTTTSAQVQQPGSAAVLAPATTTSASSVSSNGAPMGGKRSVSPPPLYNKAHHPLATLAAAHLAAKDRNEDFGATSAVGGNGDHLSFTQHSYANGLIPTLKLKRPRLSEDSNFNGSSTMDTPLVPEDDDYHYLLSLHPYMKQLTAAQKLRIRTKIQKLIFKELYKEDLEESK is encoded by the exons ATGGCGCCAAAAAAGTCCACCATCGTGCTCAATGTGGAGCAGTTTATTCACGACATCGAGGAGCGCCCGGCCATCTGGAACCGCAACTTCCATTGCAACAAGGCCTTCCTCGAGCAGATGTGGGACGAGCTGAGCGGAGCGCACAAGCTGCCAA AGATCGTTCTCAAGGCCAAGTGGAAGGGACTTCGAGACAATTTCCGTGTGGAGTACAAAAGGATACCGCGGGCAGATAACGGTGATTTTATGGTGGATCCGGCCACCTTTGAGTCCAAATGGCTGCACTATTATGCATTGTTGTTTCTAA CTGACCACATGCGTCATCGTTTGCCAAAGAACGAACAGGATCAGTCATTTTACTTTAACCAGCAAAGCGAGGACTGTGAAAAGACAGTGGTGGAGCCGGATTTAACAAACGGTCTAATACGTCGTCTGCAGGACAGCGACGAGGATTACGACGAGGAGGAAATGGAGGCAGACGGAGAGGCTAGCGAAGCCACCATGGAGGAAACGATGCCCACGCCTCCGGCTGCGCATCAAATGAATCAAGTTAGCACCACACCACTTGCCACCGGAGCTTTGAGGGCACAAGAAGAGGCACATCAGCACGCTTTAATCAAGGCAGGATTATTGCGCGCTCAGTTGATGGAGCTAGAAAAGGAGGCGGAGGACTTGAGCAGAAAGCCACCTCCGCCACAGCAACAGACATCTCCAGTGGCACCCTCACTACAAGTGCTGGTGGAACCACCATCCGCACACTGTTCTCCACCGCCAATGGTGACCACCACATCCGCACAAGTACAACAACCTGGCTCAGCAGCTGTTCTGGCGCCGGCAACGACCACATCCGCGTCATCTGTATCCTCAAACGGAGCGCCAATGGGCGGCAAGAGATCTGTGTCGCCACCGCCACTATACAACAAAGCACACCATCCGCTGGCCACTCTGGCAGCAGCACACCTTGCGGCCAAAGACCGAAATGAGGATTTCGGAGCCACCTCTGCTGTAGGAGGAAACGGCGATCACCTGAGCTTCACTCAACACTCCTATGCCAATGGACTGATACCCACCCTTAAGCTGAAGCGGCCGCGTCTCTCCGAGGATAGCAACTTTAATGGTTCCTCGACAATGGACACTCCGCTCGTACCAGAGGACGATGACTACCACTACTTGCTCAGCCTGCATCCGTACATGAAGCAGCTGACCGCAGCCCAAAAGCTGCGCATACGCACCAAGATACAAAAGCTCATCTTCAAGGAACTCTACAAAGAGGATCTGGAGGAGTCCAAGTAG